From the Fusobacterium ulcerans ATCC 49185 genome, the window GCTCTTCTTGCTGGAATTACAGAACAGGCTGCTTCAAGTGTAGGAGTAAATATTACAATTACACCCCTTTGTAATTATTATTTCATGGCTGTTTCTACAATTTTTCTAACTTTGACACTTACATGGGTTACAGAAAAATTTATGGTAAAAATAACTGGAGGAGAAAATTTCGGTCTTGGAGATACTGAAGCTCTTGATCAGTATAAGCTTACTGCAGATGAAGAAAAAGGATTAAAATATTCATTTTATGGATTTCTAGTTTTTGCAGTAATAATGGCTGCCCTTACTTTTCCAGCAAATGCTTTTTTTAAAAATGATAAAGGAGCTTTTTTGCCTAACTCCCCATTACTTTCTTCTCTTGTTCCAATAATATTCTTCCTCTTTGTTTCAGTTGGAATTGGATTTGGAATTGGAGTTAAGAAAATAACATCTTCAAGAGATGTTCCTAAATATCTTCAAAAAGGAGTTGCAAAAGCAGTTCCATTGTTAGTTACAATTTTAAGTTCATCATTATTTATTGAACTTCTAAATAGAAGTAATATTTTTAAAATTATGGCTATAAAAGGTTCATTTATATTAAAAAATGCTAATGTAGGTCCTCTTCCATTACTTATATTGGTAGCTACTATTACTGCCTTTATAAATCCTTTTATGGTATCAGGTTCTACTAAATGGGTACTTCTATCTCCTATGATAGTTCCAATGCTTGCATTTTTAAATATTTCTCCTGCTTTTGCTCAGCTTGCATTCAGAATAGGAGATTCTGCAACTAATATAATTTCACCATTGAGATCTGACATCCCTGTTATTTTAGGATTAATGGCTCAATATGATGAAGAAAGAAGAAAAAGAGGAATTACAGTTTCAAAAGAAGAAGAAGCAGGATTTGGTACAATCTTCTCTCTTACTCTTCCTTATTCAATAGTTATTTTTGTTACACTGGTAGGATTAATGATAATCTGGTATTTCTTAGGACTGCCTATTGGACCTGGAGAATACCTATTCATAAAATAAAATTTAAATTAAATGGAGGTATAAAATGGAAACTAATGGAATCTTATTAATTAAAAATGCAACTATCTTGGATGTAGAAGAAAAAAAAGAGATTGAAGCTGATATTTTAGTAAAGGATGGTAAAATAGCTGCAATAGAAAAAACTATTGATGTTCCTGCTGATAAAGTTATTGATGCTGGAAAAAGATATGTAACTTCTGGATTGGTAGACTGTCATACACACTTGGGATTAAAAGGGGATAGTCAAGGTTTTGAAGGAATCGACCACAATGAAAAAAATGACCCTGTTACTCCTCAAATGAGAGGATTGGATGGAATAAATCCTCTTGATGTAACTGTTAATGAAGCTCTTGCTCATGGGGTAACTACTGTTGGAAGCGGTCCTGGTTCTACAAATGTATTTGGAGGTACTTTTGCTTGTATAAAAACGTATGGAGAATGTGTTGATGATATGCTTTTAAGTGATTCTGTTGCTATGAAGTCTGCCTTTGGAGAAAATGTAAAGAGAACATATAATGATAAGAAAAAAACTCCTATGACAAGAATGGGAATTGCTGCTTTATTCAGAGAATATATTTTAAAAACAAAAGAATATTTAAGAGATAAAGAAGCTGGAAAAAATCCTAAATTTGATATGAAACTGGAAGCCCTTATTCCAGTAATAAAAAAAGAAATTCCTGTAAAAGCCCATGTACATAGAGCAGATGATATTATGACAGCCATCAGACTTGCTAAAGAATTAGATTTAGATATGACGCTTGATCACTGTACTTGTGCTAAAGATGTATTTAATTCTCTTATGAAAGTTGATTATCCTATGATTATGGGTCCTTCTCTTGGGCATAGAGGAAAAATAGAATTACAAGGAAAAGGATTTGAATCTGTAGCTTTATTCAGCAATGCTGGGAAAAAAATAGCTATTACTACTGATGCCCCAGTGGTTCCATTGCAGTATTTGAATGTCTGTGCTGGACTTGCTGTAAGAGCCGGAATGGATAAATGGGAAGCTTTGAGAGCTATATCTCTATATCCTGCTTCATTTATGAAGCAAGATCACAGAGTTGGAAGTATCAAAGTTGGAAAAGATGCTGATATAGTTGTGTGGAGTGACTATCCTTTATCTAATTTTGCTCTTCCTAATTATGTTTTAGTAGATGGAGAGCTTGTAGAAGGAATAGATAAATAATTTAAAAAAATTTTTTCACAAGAGAGCAGAAAAATGTTTTTCTGCTCTCTTTATTTTCAATTTTATAGATTATTATAAAACATATTGACTTTTTTTTATTTTTAGTGTATAACTTTTTAACAAGGACAAGTTGTCTGAAAATATGTCTTAAAATATTTAAAGGGGGATTTATATGGCTAATTCAACAACGAAAAAAACTGGGATCATCAATATTTTTATTGAGATTATTGAATCTTTAGGAAATAAACTGCCTCATCCTTTCTGGTTATTTGTTTTCCTATGCGTTATCACATTAGTTGCTTCATCTATTTTTTCTTACTTTGATGTGTCTGTAGAATATATGTCTGCACAAGCAACAGGTGCTGCAATGACTACTGTTAAAGTAGAAAATCTTTTATCTTATCCTGAAATGAGAAATTTTCTTTCTAATCTTGTAAAAACTTATATTACATTCCCACCATTAGGTTTGGTTTTAGTTATGATGATGGGGGTAGGTCTTATTGAACAGACTGGGCTTCTTTCTTCTCTAATAAGAAAGATGATTTTACAGGCACCACCTTTTGTGGTAACTGCTGTTCTAATGTTTGTTGGAATCAATTCAAGTATTGCCTCTGATGCAGGTATACTTTTTACTCCAACTATTGGAGCTGCTGTTTTTAAGGCTCTTGGAAGAAATCCATGGCTAGGAGTTATTGCAGGTTATGCTGCTGCTTCTGGTGGATTAAGTGCAAGCCTTTTCATATCAGGAAGTGATGTTGTTCTGGCTGGTATAACTGAAAGTGCTGCCAAATCTATGAATATAACTGGTTCTACTTCTCCAGTTATAAACTGGTATTTCATGTCTGCTATGACTATTATCCTTACTGTTGTTCTTACAATTGTTACTGAAAAAGTTCTGGCAAAATTAGTTGATGATAATCAAATTGAAATGAAAGAACATGAAAAATCACAATATGAATTAACTCAAGATGAAAAAAAAGGTCTTTTATACTCTGGTATTGCTGTAGTAATAGCTATAGCTGTTCTCTTATTTTTATCTCTTCCAGAAAATTCTTTTTTCAGAAACGACAATGGGCAATTTCTTCCGAAATCTCCACTTATGTCTTCTGTGCTTCCAATAATATTTTCAGTATTCTTTGTTACTGGTACTGCATATGGAGTTGGAGCTAAAGTAATTACAAAGCTTGAAGATATTCCTAAACTTATGCAAAAGGAATTATTGGGTATGACTTCAATATTTGTTACTATGTTCCCTGCTTCTATGTTTGTTTATCTTTTTGGAAGAAGTAAACTTGCTACTATAGTTGCAGTAAAAGGTGCAGACAGAATAAAAGATTTGGATATTGGAGCTATTCCACTGCTTGTTTTATTAATATGTCTTTGTACAGTATTGAATCTTTTAATGGGAAGCTCTTCAGCTAAATGGCTGATCTTGGCTCCTATATTTATTCCTATGTTTTCAATGGTTGGTTTTTCTCCAGCACTTACACAAGCTGCATATCGTATAGGAGATGGTTCCACAAATATTATTTCACCTATTGCTGGGGCTGTTCCTGTAATTTTAGGACTTTTAGAGCAATATAAGCCTGATAATTACAATAAAAAAATCGGTGTTGGAACTATGATTTCACTTGAACTTCCTTTTACGGTTACTCTTTTAGTAGTTCAAACAATTGCTATTATTATATGGTTTACATTTAATATTCCATTAGGACCAGGAGCTAGTGTTTTTTGTTAAATAATTAATTAGGAGGATTATTATGTTAAATTTAGATATTATAAAAAATGAAATAAAAAACTTTGAGAGTGAACTTATAAAAATCAGAAGGCATATACATCAAAATCCAGAATTATCCATGGTTGAATATCAAACTTCTGAATTTATAATTGAAAAATTAAAATCTTTTGGAATAACAGATATAAAAAAAGCTGGAGAAACAGGTGTAATTGCTTTAATTAAGGGTAATGGAACACGTTGTTTGGCAATAAGAGCTGATATGGATGCTCTTCCATTTCAAGAAGATACTCCTGTTCCTTTTACATCAAAAAATGATGGAGCTGCTCATGCATGTGGGCATGATATACATACAACTTGTTTATTAGGATGTGCTTATATTTTAAATAAACATAAAAATGATTTTGATGGCACTGTTAAACTCCTATTCCAACCTGGAGAAGAAAAGGGATTAGGAGCTAAATCAATGATAGCAAATGGAGCTTTGGAAAATCCTGTTCCTGAAGCTATATTTGGTCTTCATTGCTGGCCTGATACAAAAGCTGGAACTATCTTTCACCGTTCAGGTAAAATGAGTGCTTCTTCTGACACCTTTAAAATTATTATTGAAGGAAGTCAGGGACATGCTGCTCATCCATATAAAGCTGTAGACCCTATAATGATTGCAGGTAATATTATTTGTGGAGTTCAGAATATTCTTTCAAGGGAAGTATCTCCATTGGAATCTGGTGTTATCACATTAGCAGCTATCAATGGTGGAAATGCTGCTAATGTTATTCCTAAAACTGTTGAAATAATTGGAAGCATCAGATCACTTTCTCCTGAAATAAGAAATTTTCTTCACCAGAGATTAACAGAAATAGCTGAAGGAACCGCTAAAACTTTCAGAGGAAAAGCATTTGTTGAAATTAATAAGGGAACTCCTGTTGTCATAAATGATGAAAAAATATCTAATTTGATAAAAGACACATGTGAAAATATTTTAGGAAAAGAAAATGTTATCTACAATCCTTATCCTTCCATGGGATCAGAAGATTTTGCCTGTTACCTAGAACAAATTCCAGGAGCAATGTATAGATTGGGGTGTGGATTTGAAAATGAAAAAAATCATCCTCTGCATTCCAATTGTTTTAATCCTAATGAAGATTCTATAGCTGTTGGTGTTTTCACTTTAGTTGCAATAGCAGATAATTTTTTTAAAAAGTAAGTTAGTCTTGTAAAATCGATATTCATCTTATTTTCTGTTTCATTTCACCGATATATACAAAATAAATTTAAAAATATCTTTTTTATATATTGTTTTAATATAAAAAAGTTGCTTTTTTTCAAATATAATATATAATAAGATAATATATCCGTGTCTAAAAAGACGTCTGAAAATATCGGAACATTGTTTACTAAGGGAGGTTTTATTATGGCAGATGCAAATGCAAAAAAACATGGTTTTCTGGATTGGGTAGAACGAGTAGGAAATAAAATACCTCATCCTTTTATTCTTTTCTGCTGCTTAGCTGCTGCAATTATTATTGTTTCAGCAGTATGTACAATATTTGATATACAGGTAATCGACCCTGTTACTAACAAAGTAGTAGTAGCAAAAAGTCTTTTATCAGCAGAAGGAATAAACTTTATGCTCCAAAGTATGGTTAAAAACTTTACTGGGTTCTCTCCATTAGGTCTTGTACTTGTTATGACACTTGGTATTGGACTTGCTGAACATGTTGGACTTGTTTCATCTTTCATGAGAAACAGTATCCTTACATTAAAAGATTATCCTAGAATAATAACTTTCATGATAATGATAATTGGTATATGTGGAAACTTAGCTTCTGATGCTGCTATTGTTGTTATTCCAGTTATATCAGCTTTTATTTTCCTTTCTTTAGGAAAACACCCTCTAGCAGGTATTGCAGTAGGTTATGCTGCTACTACAGCAGGATTCAGTGCTAACCTTTTAGTTGCTGGAACAGATGCACTTTTAGCTGGTATTACTACAGAAGCTGTTAAGATAGTAAATCCTAATTTCCAAGTTTCAGTAGTATGTAACTGGTACTTTATGGCTGCTTCTACTTTTCTTCTTGCAATAGTAGGTACTATTGTTACAGAAAGAATAATTGAACCAAGACTTGGAAAGTACAATGGTAAAAAAATAATAACACAGGAAGAAGTTTCTCCTTTGGAGAAAAAAGCTTTGAGAAAATCTGGAATAGCTAGTGCTATTTATTTAATAATTCTATTTGTAGCAGTTTTTCCTCAAAATAGTTTCCTTAGAAATGCAAAAACTGGTTCTTTACTAGACTCACCACTTTTAAAAGCTATCATCCCTATACTTTTAATACTTTTCTTAGTAGCTGGTATCACTTATGGTATTACTATGGGAAAAATTAAATCTGCTGGAGATGTTCCTAAATATATGACTATTGCAATGAGAGATATGTCTTCATATATCGTTCTGGTATTCATTATTGGACAATTCGTTGCTTACTTCAACTGGAGCAAACTTGGATATATACTTGCTGTTAATGGAGCAGAAATGCTTACCTCAATGAACTTGAAAGGAATTCCTCTTTTCATAATGTTTATCTTACTTACTGCATTTATTAACCTATTCATAGGAAGTGGATCTGCAAAATGGGCTTTACTAGCTCCTATATTCGTTCCTATGTTCTATATGCTTGGATATGCTCCATCTCTTACTCAAATGCTTTACAGAATAGGAGATTCTACTACTAATATAATTTCTCCATTATTTCCATATATGCCTATTATCTTAGGATTAGCACAAGAGTATGATGAAGAATATGGAATGGGTACTGTTATTTCTACTATGATTCCATATACAGTAGCAATGCTTATTATGTGGATAATCATGGCTATTATATGGATATCTTTAGGTATCCCTTTAGGACCAGGAGAAGTACTTTATCTTTAATTAATCTTAATTAATAAATAATTTATGACTGGAGGCTTACTGCATGAAATTTTCTGATATAGAAAATGTAATAGACAAACATATAGATGAAATAATTGCCTTTAGAAGAGATCTTCATGAACATCCTGAACTTGGTGGAAATGAAGTCAGAACCTCTGCTAAAGTTGCTGAACAATTAAAAAAACTTCCTGTAAAAATAAGGGAAAACGTAGGTGGACATGGTGTAATTGCTGACCTTACAGGAATTGAAGGAGGAAAAACTATCTTATTAAGAGGAGATATGGATGCTCTTCCTATTAATGAAACTAATACTCTTTCTTTTTCTTCAAAAGTTCCTGATGTAATGCATGCATGTGGACATGACATGCATACTTCAATAGTTCTTGGAACTGCCATTGTATTAAGTGAACTAAAAGATAAAATAAAAGGAAATGTAAAATTTATGTTTCAGCCTAATGAAGAATCTGCACCAGTTGGTGGTTCAAGAGCTATGATGGATGATGGACTTTTAGAAAATCCAAAAGTAGATGAAGCTTATGCTCTTCATGTTTTTGGCAATCCTACAGGTACTGTTGCTTTTAGACCTGGAGTAGCAAATTCCAGATCAGACAGAATAACTATAGAAATTAAAGGAAAAAGCAGTCATGGTTCTCTTCCTGGTGAAGGAAGAGATGCTATTGTCACAGCTGCAAATGTCATATCTTCTATTCAAACAATTATCAGTAGAAATATGGGGCCTGGCGAAAATGCTGTAGTTACTATAGGAAAAATAACTGGTGGAAGCAGATATAATGTTGTTTCTGATCATGTGAAATTAGAAGGAACAGTTAGAACTTTTGATACTGGTACTGCTGAACTTATAAAGAAAAGGCTTAGTAGAATAGTTATGGATATTTCTGATGCTTATGAATGTATAGGAACATTAGACTATCAAGATGGATATGATTTTATGTTTAATGATTTAGCTCTTTCTGAAGAGGTTATAAAATCTTTAAATCCTCTATTGGGAAAAGATAATATCATTATTCAGCCTAATCCTCTACCAGCAGGAGAAGATTTCTCATTTGTGACTAAAAAAGTTCCTTCTGTGTTTTTATGGCTTGGAACAGAAACCGATTTTAACAAAGGAAAATGTATTCTTCATAATCCTGAATTTATGGCTGATGAAAATTCACTAAAAGTAGGAATAAAAATTTTATGTAAACTTGTATTAGACAGATTAAACTCTTTGGAATAAATGATACCTAAAAAACAGAAGGTGCTACAGTATATAGTACCTTTTGTTTTTTACAATTTACAAAAATCAGAGAGAAATATTATTATTTCAATCTTATCTCTAAGATTTTAAATATAATATTTCTCTCTGCCTTTTAATTAACTATTTCATTTTTTTAGATATTCTAAATCTTACTATTTTCTTTGGATAGATTTTCATAGGTTTTTTTGTTACTAGATTTGATATTATTCTTGGTTTTCTTTCCAATATTTCAAATATTTCTCTTTTTATAAAATTTTACAAACTCCCCTTCTATCATAACTTCTCCTTTAAAATATCGTAATTATTTGTTGAAAGGCTGATTATCTATCAGCCAGCCTTTCACTTTATAATCTTTAGAACTTATATCCTAATCCTGCTCCTACTATCCATTCACCTTTAGTCTTGTTTTTTCCTGCCCTGTTATGTGAATCTCTTTCTACTGCATAAGTTCCTTTTACATCAAATAGTACTCCATTTTCAAGTTCCAGTGCATATTTGGCATTTACTCCTATACTATGCTCATTTTTATGAGCAACCAATATATCAAAGTCCCTTCCACCTTTAAATCTTCCTGTGATAAACTTCTCATCTGCTCCATCAAGTATTCTTGTGTAGCTTACTCCTGCTGAAAGTGTACTTTTTCCTTTTTCATGAGGTATAACTTTCTTCAAGTCTAACCCTGCTTTTCCCACTGTATAGTCAAATGATTTTGAATCTGTTTCTATTGCTAGAGTTTGATTTCCTTCATCTGCACCATCTTGATCTATATAGGTATATGACAATGTTCCATACGGTTCTAAGAATAGGTTATCTCCAATATTATGTGAGTATCTTCCATTTAAGTAGATGTCATAAGTTATATCATTGTAATTTGAACTATAGCTTCTTGTTTCTGTAATTCCTCTTCCTAGCGCCATTCTATCTGCATCATAATCTCCATATTGAAATCCTGCTCCTGCTGTTACTTTTAAATTCCCTACATACTTCTTAGCATAAGCTCCCAGATACAGCGCGCTTCCATCAACTTTAGAGCCATTAGACAAGTCAGATTTAAGTTTATTTCCTCCTATCACTACTCCAGAAGTAAGTGTATCAGATACTCCATATTCTCCCAGCATATATGCTCCAGTTATCTTAGTATCTGCATCCATATCAGAACTTCCTATATCATAAGCATAGTAGCCTTTTCCATAGTAAGTATCTTTTGTTCCTCCATCTACATGAGTAAGTCCTCCATATATAATCCATTTATTTGCTTCTGGCTTAAAAATGTTTTCTGTTACTATATCTCTGAACATTCCAGTAGATTTTCTTGATAATTCAGAACTATAAGAATATGGATTTCCTGCATAAATATCATTTAAATATCCTAAGAATGTTGATAATTTTTCATCATCATCTACATTAAAGTTTCCTATTAAATCTTCAACAGATACAATACCTTGATATATTTTATTCAACTGTTGGTATTCTAAATAATTAGGCAGATCCCATCTAGCTGTAACTGCTACTTCTTTATTATTTAGCTTTTCTACAGTATGAAGTTTTGATGTTGTATCAAGAGTTTTCCTATCTAATCCATCCCCTAAAGTAGTAGTTCCAAAGCTTATTATACTTTCATTTCCCGCTCCATTTAGTGCCAGCAGCAGTTTTCCTCCTTCTGAAGATATAGTTCCATTATTTTCATAGAGTGCATGACCTATAATCTTATCTATTCCACCTAAATTAGCTGTCTTAGTTGAATCTATTCTTAAAGTTAAAGTTCCTTCTGTTTTTATATTTATTACTTCTGCATCTGATATTTTTAAGTCATCCATTGTTTTTCCATCTGTACCAATAGTTTTTTCATAGACTGTAATATTTGTACCTATATTCATATTTTCAAATCCTGATATATTATGAAAAATTTTTATTTCATCATTATTTGAAGCTCTCATTACTGCTGGATTAAAATTAAGAACATCATTATCTGTTCCTCCATCAAGAGTTCCATTTATTCTTCCTCCACTAACAATATCAAGAACATCATTTCCATCTCCCATTTTCACAGTTCCATTAACTATTACTCCAGAATTCAGAGAAAGATTATCCACCTCAGCTCCCATGTTTATATTTCCATTGATTATACTTGCATCTTCCAGTATTAAAGTATCTGAATTACTGCCTCCTACTACTACATCACTTCCATCTGCTCCACCATTTACTGTTGTTCCTGATAGAGTAAGTTTTCCCTCAGCAGCAGCAGCAAATTTTACTGCTGTCTTATAGGCATTGATTATACTATTATTTAATCTATTCCCCTCATTTGCTCCAATAACTTTAAGAGTATCTTCTATTCCATTTAAAATATATTGCTTATTTGAAGAAAAACTACTTATTTCACCACCAGTAGTATCACCAGCATTAGAATACAGCTTTCCATCTTTTATACCCAGGCTCTTCCAATTTGTTATTTCTTTAGAACTACCATCTACATCTGCTCCAATATTTATGATATCATACTGAACTCCAGCAATATCTTCATCTAAATATATTGCTCCAAAATTACTGGGACTATTATCATAATTCTTATAGTCACCAGAACCTGTATCTGCAAAGGCTAATCCATAGTTTTTTATTTTATTTTCACCACCAGAATCATTATGAGCCGCTATTGTTAAGCCATCAACCACACTACCAGAACTATTACCTGATGCAAGTATTCCATAGTTATTAAAATTAGTTATTGTTCCACCATTTTTTACAGCATTAGTTTTTCCATAAATTACTCCATTATTTATTAAATTATTTACTGTAGAGCCACTAAGATACCCTCCATTCTTTATTCCATTATCCCCTTTTATTGTTCCAATATTTTTTAAAGCTCCTGCTAAAGTTGCAGAATCAATTCTTATTCCAGAACATTCATTATAACCACGAAGATATCCGCTTATTAGCCCATTATTTGTTATATTTGTTACAGCTACTGTTCCTCCATAATAGCCAATAGTTATTGCATAACTATCCACAGAGGTCTCATTTATCAGTCCATTATTTATCAATTCACTTAACGTTCCAGAAACACTTATTCCAGTCCCAGTTGAAGCTCCTCCAGGCATATAGGTATTTATTAATCCATTATTTATTAATTTCCCTACTTGCACTGAGTTTCCAATACTTATTCCATAAACAGAAGGTTCATTACTAGAATCCCTGCTATTACCAATTATTAATCCATCATTTGTTATATTATCTACTCCTATACTACCAGTTACTCCATATTCTAAAGATACTTTTATTCCATAACTATAAATACGACTCCCACTAATAGTCTCTGCATTTATTAATCCATCATTTGTAATACTTTCCATTTTTACATTACCATTTTGTGAAAGTGAAATATTTATTCCATAGGCCTTAGCATCATAAAATGTATTGCTTACTTTAGCATATCCATTTATTATCCCTTTATTTACAATCTTACTTATTCCTTCTCCAGCGATACCTACATTCAAGCCATAAGAATTAATATAATCAGAATCAGTAATTTCTTCAGATATTGTAGAGTTATTTGTATAAGTTTTTGTACTTTCATCCCAACTGTTGTCAATATATGGATCCCCTTCCTCTCCTGGTGTAAATGAAATATTGTCTTTACTAAATTCTATTCCTCCATTTGTTGTTATGTTTAGCCCTGTTCCTTCTACTGCTCCCATTACTATTGTACATGACAATAAAAATCCTACTACTGCTCCTATTGTTATATTTCTTCCCCTTTTTTTACTCCCACTTTTTACTGCTTTCATAATCTTTTCTATCATCTTTTCCCTCCATGAAATTTAATTCAATTTTTTCAAAAACACCTGTATAATTTTCTTAAATCCGTATAAAATTTTTATAATTACATTCAATAAATGTTCGTATTTATACATAAAGGTGAACTTGCTAATATTTATCAATTTTAAAGAATATTATTTACAGATTAAACATTGACTTTTTATTAAATTTAAGGTATTATCTATTATAAATATCAAGTATTTAAAGCATGGGTTAAAGGTTTTTTTAGCAACAAATAAGCAGTTAGTGTTCTCTTTTATGTATAAAAGAGAACTTTTTTTATTTTTTTTCTTCTCCTGAATTCTCTATAATTTCAGTTTCAAAGGTAAATATCACAAAAAGTTTTCATAAATGATTATCTAAAAAAATTTTAATACAAAAAAATACAGAGATTTTGCTCACTGTACTTTTTTATTTATCTATTTTATTTTTAGGATATAAATGTGAATAAATAGTGTCATAGACATTTATTTTATGGCATGATATAATATTTCCCACAAGATAATTTTATATTGATAGATAAATAAATTAGAATTTGGGAGGCAAATGCAATGGGTAAAGAGTATATAATTCCAGCCTGTTCTGGAATAAAAATTGATGTTAAGCAAGGTCAAAGTATTACAGTGATTGATATTGAAGGTGGTCAAGTGGTAGATTTTTTTGCTGAAGTGAATGGAAATGCAAATGAATTTCTTTCAACTGGAGTGACGATTGACTGTAACGAATCTTTGAAATTAAATATTGGAGATATTATCTATACAAACCTATACCATCCCATGATGCAGGTGCTTTCTGATGATGTTGGAGAACATGATCTGCTCCATCCATGTTGCAGAACTGAAATGTATGACTTCTTCTACCATAACGGCGAAGAACACCCAAACTGCTTTGATAATATCAATAAGGCTCTTGAAAAACAACATGCTATTATTACACCTGTCAACTTGTTCATGCACACAAAAATCAATACCAATGGTAAAATCTCAGTAGAAGAACCCATTTCCAA encodes:
- a CDS encoding DUF1989 domain-containing protein, with product MGKEYIIPACSGIKIDVKQGQSITVIDIEGGQVVDFFAEVNGNANEFLSTGVTIDCNESLKLNIGDIIYTNLYHPMMQVLSDDVGEHDLLHPCCRTEMYDFFYHNGEEHPNCFDNINKALEKQHAIITPVNLFMHTKINTNGKISVEEPISKAGDKIVLKALMDITLGVAACSVSESKCNSGKCSPIKIIVD
- a CDS encoding autotransporter domain-containing protein — its product is MIEKIMKAVKSGSKKRGRNITIGAVVGFLLSCTIVMGAVEGTGLNITTNGGIEFSKDNISFTPGEEGDPYIDNSWDESTKTYTNNSTISEEITDSDYINSYGLNVGIAGEGISKIVNKGIINGYAKVSNTFYDAKAYGINISLSQNGNVKMESITNDGLINAETISGSRIYSYGIKVSLEYGVTGSIGVDNITNDGLIIGNSRDSSNEPSVYGISIGNSVQVGKLINNGLINTYMPGGASTGTGISVSGTLSELINNGLINETSVDSYAITIGYYGGTVAVTNITNNGLISGYLRGYNECSGIRIDSATLAGALKNIGTIKGDNGIKNGGYLSGSTVNNLINNGVIYGKTNAVKNGGTITNFNNYGILASGNSSGSVVDGLTIAAHNDSGGENKIKNYGLAFADTGSGDYKNYDNSPSNFGAIYLDEDIAGVQYDIINIGADVDGSSKEITNWKSLGIKDGKLYSNAGDTTGGEISSFSSNKQYILNGIEDTLKVIGANEGNRLNNSIINAYKTAVKFAAAAEGKLTLSGTTVNGGADGSDVVVGGSNSDTLILEDASIINGNINMGAEVDNLSLNSGVIVNGTVKMGDGNDVLDIVSGGRINGTLDGGTDNDVLNFNPAVMRASNNDEIKIFHNISGFENMNIGTNITVYEKTIGTDGKTMDDLKISDAEVINIKTEGTLTLRIDSTKTANLGGIDKIIGHALYENNGTISSEGGKLLLALNGAGNESIISFGTTTLGDGLDRKTLDTTSKLHTVEKLNNKEVAVTARWDLPNYLEYQQLNKIYQGIVSVEDLIGNFNVDDDEKLSTFLGYLNDIYAGNPYSYSSELSRKSTGMFRDIVTENIFKPEANKWIIYGGLTHVDGGTKDTYYGKGYYAYDIGSSDMDADTKITGAYMLGEYGVSDTLTSGVVIGGNKLKSDLSNGSKVDGSALYLGAYAKKYVGNLKVTAGAGFQYGDYDADRMALGRGITETRSYSSNYNDITYDIYLNGRYSHNIGDNLFLEPYGTLSYTYIDQDGADEGNQTLAIETDSKSFDYTVGKAGLDLKKVIPHEKGKSTLSAGVSYTRILDGADEKFITGRFKGGRDFDILVAHKNEHSIGVNAKYALELENGVLFDVKGTYAVERDSHNRAGKNKTKGEWIVGAGLGYKF